The genomic DNA AAGAGACAGGTTGGTGTCTGTGGCTGTGGGACAAATGTTTTCACTAATTATGCTTTATTTTGTAGTGAATACAATGATGGAGTGATTTGACTGGTTTTGTCCCATGATGAAACACTGAAAAGGTTTGGAGAGCTGGTCCTGGTCCAAATGTCAAAGTCCTACACTTGGCCTTTGACATCTGTAtgaaaaatacatagatgaaTGTTATATGagggaaatatttattttaactgtcAAGAGGTAGGTTGGCGTCTGTGGCTGTGGGACAAATGACTGGTTTTGTCCCATGATGAAACATTGAAACAGTTTGGAGAGCTGGTCAATGAGAacttatcatttttattttaatgtatctCAATACATACTTGTGAAGAAGTCCTACACTTGGCCAGACACAGCTCAAAATGATCCTCCACGGCGGTGAAGAGATTCTGAAAGCCTTCAGCTGCACGATTCAGGAAGCGTTCAAGAAGCGGTTGCTATGGAGAAGAACATAGATAAGAAAAAGTATTAGTAAAGCATTGATGTACAGATTTACGTTAGTTAaacctgttctttttttccccttttatgGTTACTGCTATATATAGACTACTATATCAAGATTCACCTCTGAGATGCATAGTATGTGAATTCTTGCATTTCACCATCCCTTAAAATGCGTACGTGCAGAGAAGATGTACTGTAGGATATTGACAGCGTAGCCGTTTCTGATAATAACCCAAACATCCTGGTTTTGATCGATTACCTTATCAGGCTGGAGGCAGCATGACACGCAATACTCGTAGATGCTACAGCAACCGTTGGCCAGGCAGCTTTTACAAATGTATTGTCTGGTGCTGGGAGCATTGACGTTACAGCAGCCATTAACCAGCAAGTCTTTTCTCTCGCAGACATAACCTGTAAAACATTAACACAGATAAGGGTATACATTGATTAAAGGTTTCAGAACAGTATCACGTAGCTGTCTGATTCTCATCATTGTATGGTAGTGAGTAAAGACTGCATTACTCACCAAGTTCATCTGTGATTAGTGTCTTGCCCTGGATGGAGTTTCTGCACTGAGTGATCTGTCGGCTGCTGTTTCCCAGGTTAAAACGGACTTTCCAGGGGATGCGATGGTCTGAATCTCTAACCTCCAAGAGTGTGCGGTCCCGTATGGTCCTCTCCTCCTGCAAAATCACCACACAAGCTTGt from Scomber japonicus isolate fScoJap1 chromosome 9, fScoJap1.pri, whole genome shotgun sequence includes the following:
- the spring1 gene encoding SREBP regulating gene protein — encoded protein: MMVLRRLLRKRWVLGVVFGLSLIYFLTSTLKQEERTIRDRTLLEVRDSDHRIPWKVRFNLGNSSRQITQCRNSIQGKTLITDELGYVCERKDLLVNGCCNVNAPSTRQYICKSCLANGCCSIYEYCVSCCLQPDKQPLLERFLNRAAEGFQNLFTAVEDHFELCLAKCRTSSQSVQHENTYRNPQAKYCYGESPPELLPV